In Plasmodium gaboni strain SY75 chromosome 7, whole genome shotgun sequence, the following are encoded in one genomic region:
- a CDS encoding putative 40S ribosomal protein S29, which translates to MGCILNVHPKKYGQGSRQCRVCSNKHAIIRKYNINICRQCFRERADIIGFKKYR; encoded by the exons atggGTTGTATTTTAAACGTTCATCCAAAGAAATATGGTCAAGGATCTAGGCAATG CCGTGTATGTTCAAATAAGCACGCCATaattagaaaatataacataaacATATGCAGACAATGTTTTAGAGAAAGAGCTGATATCATTGGATTTAAGAAG TATAGATAA
- a CDS encoding putative cysteine-rich secretory protein, whose translation MIGIMNIFLLFFVFISSYIYVNGQFCKFNKDFIRERHNDFRLKHKAKPLRWSKKLEEIATYEANLIRDHSDCIVSSKQVDTNYFSFFKNENIEASVDTWYEGINDYDFELGCIKRNDNIFEFTRIIWKSSENLGCATACCKTRGILICKYDHNTNRPGYFGDNVGTIDTMYVWDDLNNGMLIKKNENLDNITQL comes from the exons ATGATAGgaattatgaatatttttttattattttttgtttttatttcttcttatatatatgtgaatgGACAATTTTGTAAATTTAAC AAGGATTTTATAAGAGAAAGACATAACGATTTTAGATTAAAGCATAAAGCGAAACCACTGAGATG gAGTAAGAAACTTGAAGAGATAGCAACATACGAAGCAAATTTg aTAAGGGATCATTCTGATTGTATTGTTAGCTCAAAGCAAGTTGATACAAActatttttccttttttaaaaatgaaaatattgaaGCATCCGTTGATACATGGTATGAGGGAATTAATGATTATGACTTTGAGTTGg GATGTATTAAAAggaatgataatatatttgaatttaCAAGAATTATATGGAAAAGTTCAGAG AACCTTGGGTGTGCTACAGCATGTTGTAAAACAAGAGGAATTTTAATTTGCAAATATGATCATAATACAAATAGGCCAG GTTATTTTGGTGACAATGTTGGAACTATTgat acAATGTACGTTTGGGatgatttaaataatgGAATGcttataaagaaaaatgagAATTTAGATAACATAACACAGTTATAA
- a CDS encoding putative ATP synthase subunit C — protein sequence MMNKFFYNTLNSSLFQNFKLKSSYLSSGYFFSNRSITTNVNKSFISNYLFKENNFFRYYHTSPFICRSLNNSNCNTLLQKDEKHSVNKHYGVRHDSGIASLSAAIALMSVGGVAQGIGNLFSALVLGTSRNPSIKDELFTYTLIGMGFLEFLGIICVLMSAVLLYS from the exons atgatgaataagtttttttataatactTTAAATTCATCTctttttcaaaattttaAACTAAAGAGCTCATATTTGAGCAGTGGATATTTTTTCTCTAATAGAAGTATAACAACCAATGTGAACAAATCCTTTATTTCTAATTACTTATTTAaggaaaataatttttttagaTATTATCACACTTCACCATTTATATGTAGATCACtaaataattcaaattGTAACACCCTCCTTCAA AAGGATGAAAAGCATAGTGTTAATAAACACTATGGTGTCAGACACGATAGTGGCATTGCAAGTTTATCTGCAGCTATTGCCTTAATGTCAGTTGGAGGg GTTGCTCAAGGTATAGGTAACCTTTTTTCGGCTTTGGTTTTAGGAACTAGTAGAAATCCATCAATTAAGGATGAATTGTTTACATATACTTTAATTGGAATGGGTTTCTTAGAATTTCTAG GTATCATTTGTGTTTTGATGAGCGctgttttattatattcttaa